A genomic window from Motacilla alba alba isolate MOTALB_02 chromosome 2, Motacilla_alba_V1.0_pri, whole genome shotgun sequence includes:
- the EVX1 gene encoding homeobox even-skipped homolog protein 1 isoform X2, which produces MRRYRTAFTREQIARLEKEFYRENYVSRPRRCELAAALNLPETTIKVWFQNRRMKDKRQRLAMTWPHPADPAFYTYMMSHAAATGNLPYPFPSHLPLPYYSHMGIGATSASAATPFSTPLRPLDTFRVLSHPYPRPELLCAFRHPSLYPAPTHGLSSAGGSPCSCLACHSGQSNGLAQRPSGSDFTCSATTRTDSFLTFTPSVLSKATSVSMDQREEVPLTR; this is translated from the exons ATGCGCCGCTACCGCACCGCCTTCACCCGCGAGCAGATCGCCCGGCTGGAGAAGGAGTTTTACCGGGAGAATTACGTGTCCAGGCCCCGGAGATGTGAGCTGGCGGCTGCTCTAAATCTGCCAGAAACCACCATCAAG GTTTGGTTCCAGAACCGCAGGATGAAGGACAAGCGGCAGCGCCTGGCCATGACCTGGCCTCACCCGGCCGACCCGGCGTTTTATACGTACATGATGAGCCACGCGGCAGCCACCGGGAACCTGCCGTACCCATTCCCGTCCCACCTGCCCCTGCCCTACTACTCCCACATGGGCATCGGCGCCACATCGGCCTCTGCCGCCACCCCCTTCAGTACCCCCCTGAGGCCTCTGGACACCTTCAGGGTCCTCTCCCACCCGTACCCGAGACCAGAACTGCTGTGCGCCTTCAGACATCCCTCTCTCTACCCTGCCCCAACCCATGGACTCAGCAGCGCCGGGGGCAGCCCTTGCTCCTGCCTGGCATGCCACAGCGGCCAGTCCAACGGGCTGGCGCAGAGACCCTCCGGATCAGACTTTACCTGCTCGGCCACAACCAGGACTGACTCCTTTCTCACTTTCACGCCCTCTGTGCTGAGCAAAGCCACCTCAGTTTCCATGGACCAGAGAGAAGAAGTACCTTTAACGAGATAA